From a single Fusobacterium ulcerans ATCC 49185 genomic region:
- the citD gene encoding citrate lyase acyl carrier protein produces the protein MTIKKAAKCGTLESNDIFVILTPAESGIEVELESTVEKQFGAHIREVIKNKLVELGVEGVKVQAQDKGALDYTIRARIEAAVARGL, from the coding sequence ATGACAATAAAGAAAGCTGCTAAATGTGGTACTCTAGAATCAAATGATATATTTGTGATTCTAACTCCAGCTGAAAGTGGAATAGAAGTAGAATTAGAAAGTACTGTAGAAAAACAATTTGGAGCTCATATAAGAGAAGTTATAAAAAATAAACTTGTAGAACTTGGAGTTGAAGGTGTAAAAGTACAAGCTCAAGATAAAGGAGCTCTTGATTATACTATCAGAGCAAGAATAGAAGCTGCTGTAGCTAGAGGATTATAA
- a CDS encoding HpcH/HpaI aldolase/citrate lyase family protein, whose protein sequence is MELRRTMLFMPGNNPGMLQTAAVFGSDAVIFDLEDAVALTEKDAARYLISEALRTNKYDGVEVVVRVNPLSTPYAEKDIDVIARLKPDAILLPKACPEDIAVLDKKLNEIEKEMGFEAGSIKIHPLVETTYGVETVYETIKSSPRVISVLLGGEDLAVDLGVKRTKSSDELFYARTKVVNACKACKVDAIDTPFTDTNDYEGLMADSLKAKMLGFTGKLAINPRQIDTIHAAYCPSQAEINHALRVIAAKDEAAKEGLGVFSLDGKMVDLPIINRAIHTLDVARLIGLID, encoded by the coding sequence GTGGAATTAAGAAGAACTATGTTATTTATGCCTGGAAATAACCCAGGAATGCTCCAAACAGCTGCTGTATTTGGTTCAGATGCTGTTATATTTGACTTGGAAGACGCTGTTGCATTAACAGAAAAAGATGCTGCAAGATATTTGATAAGTGAAGCTTTAAGAACAAATAAATATGATGGTGTAGAAGTAGTAGTGAGAGTTAATCCTTTATCTACTCCGTATGCAGAAAAAGATATAGATGTAATAGCAAGATTGAAACCAGATGCTATACTTCTTCCAAAAGCATGTCCTGAAGATATAGCTGTATTAGATAAAAAACTAAATGAAATAGAAAAAGAAATGGGATTTGAAGCTGGAAGTATAAAAATACATCCATTAGTAGAAACTACTTATGGAGTAGAAACAGTTTATGAAACTATAAAATCAAGTCCAAGAGTAATTTCAGTTTTGTTAGGAGGAGAAGACCTTGCAGTTGATTTAGGAGTAAAAAGAACTAAGTCATCAGATGAACTATTCTATGCAAGAACTAAAGTAGTAAATGCATGTAAAGCTTGTAAAGTAGATGCAATAGATACTCCATTTACAGATACAAATGACTATGAAGGATTGATGGCTGATTCATTAAAAGCAAAAATGTTAGGATTTACAGGAAAACTTGCTATAAACCCAAGACAAATAGATACAATTCATGCAGCTTATTGTCCATCACAAGCTGAAATCAATCATGCTTTAAGAGTAATAGCTGCTAAAGATGAAGCTGCTAAAGAAGGTCTTGGAGTATTTTCATTAGATGGAAAAATGGTTGACCTTCCAATTATAAATAGAGCTATTCATACATTGGATGTTGCAAGACTTATTGGTCTGATAGATTAA
- a CDS encoding 5'-methylthioadenosine/adenosylhomocysteine nucleosidase, with product MKKLITVLLMICLGITAFAQKIALIGAMDSEIEILKNSMKNVTETKIGAITYYEGILEEKDVVLLKTGIGKVNAAIGADTVIREFKAESIIFTGVAGAVDNKLNIADMVVSKDLVQHDVDLTAFGRPMGLIPGSESIEFKADKNLIDIAYESAVKVLGKDKVKIGRIATGDQFIADKDKVEMIGKVFGASAVEMEGGAVAQVAHLYNIPFVVLRAVSDKADGSAKITYEDFVIIAANNSANIVKEMLKKIK from the coding sequence ATGAAAAAATTAATAACAGTGTTGCTAATGATTTGTTTAGGAATAACTGCTTTTGCTCAAAAGATTGCTTTAATAGGAGCAATGGATTCTGAAATAGAGATTCTTAAAAATTCTATGAAAAATGTGACTGAAACAAAAATAGGAGCCATAACTTATTATGAAGGAATACTTGAAGAGAAGGATGTAGTACTTTTAAAAACAGGAATTGGAAAAGTAAATGCAGCTATTGGAGCAGATACAGTTATTAGAGAGTTTAAAGCTGAAAGTATAATATTTACAGGAGTTGCAGGAGCAGTAGATAATAAATTAAATATTGCTGATATGGTTGTATCAAAAGACTTAGTGCAGCATGATGTTGATTTAACAGCTTTTGGGAGACCAATGGGACTGATACCAGGTAGTGAATCTATAGAATTTAAAGCTGATAAAAATTTAATAGATATTGCCTATGAATCTGCTGTAAAAGTTCTTGGGAAAGACAAAGTTAAAATTGGAAGAATAGCAACTGGAGATCAATTTATAGCTGATAAAGATAAGGTTGAAATGATAGGAAAAGTTTTTGGAGCTTCTGCTGTGGAAATGGAAGGTGGAGCTGTAGCCCAGGTAGCTCACTTGTATAATATACCATTTGTTGTATTGAGAGCAGTTTCAGATAAAGCAGATGGAAGTGCTAAAATAACATATGAAGATTTTGTCATAATTGCAGCTAATAATTCAGCTAATATTGTAAAAGAAATGCTGAAAAAAATTAAGTAA
- the metK gene encoding methionine adenosyltransferase, producing MKNLTYFTSEFVSPGHPDKVSDQISDAVVDACLADDPNSRVACEVFCTTGQVVVGGEITTTTYIDIQDIVRSKIDEIGYKEGMGFDSNCGVLSAIHAQSPDIAMGVDIGGAGDQGIMFGGAVKETPELMPLALVLAREILVKLTKMTRAKELPWARPDAKSQVTLAYDENGKIDHVDTVVVSVQHNPDVTQVQIREEVIEKVIKPVLRAYELNPEEVKHFHINPTGRFVIGGPHGDTGVTGRKIIVDTYGGFFRHGGGAFSGKDPSKVDRSAAYAARWVAKNIVAANLADKCEIQLSYAIGVVEPTSVKVDTFGTGKVDEYDLAEAVKKVFDLTPRGIERALELRSGKFKYQDLAAFGHIGRTDLDLPWEKVDKVEELKKALNK from the coding sequence ATGAAAAATTTAACTTATTTCACATCAGAATTTGTATCACCTGGTCATCCAGATAAGGTATCAGATCAAATTTCGGATGCAGTAGTAGACGCATGTCTTGCTGATGATCCGAATTCAAGAGTAGCATGTGAAGTATTTTGTACAACAGGACAAGTTGTTGTAGGAGGAGAGATTACAACTACCACTTATATAGATATTCAAGATATTGTAAGAAGTAAAATAGATGAGATTGGATACAAAGAAGGAATGGGATTTGATTCAAATTGTGGAGTACTGAGTGCTATTCATGCTCAATCACCAGATATTGCCATGGGAGTAGATATTGGAGGAGCAGGAGATCAGGGAATAATGTTTGGAGGAGCTGTAAAAGAAACTCCAGAATTAATGCCATTAGCTCTTGTATTAGCTAGAGAGATATTGGTAAAACTTACTAAAATGACTAGAGCAAAAGAGCTTCCATGGGCAAGACCAGATGCAAAATCACAAGTAACTTTAGCTTATGATGAAAATGGAAAAATAGATCATGTTGATACAGTGGTAGTATCTGTACAACATAATCCAGATGTAACTCAAGTTCAAATTAGGGAAGAAGTAATAGAAAAAGTAATAAAACCAGTTTTAAGAGCATATGAACTTAATCCAGAAGAAGTAAAACATTTCCATATTAATCCAACAGGAAGATTTGTAATTGGAGGGCCACATGGAGATACAGGAGTAACAGGAAGAAAAATAATAGTAGATACATATGGAGGATTCTTTAGACATGGAGGAGGAGCTTTTTCAGGAAAGGACCCTTCAAAAGTAGACAGATCAGCAGCATATGCAGCAAGATGGGTAGCTAAAAATATAGTAGCAGCGAACTTGGCAGATAAATGTGAAATACAATTATCATATGCAATAGGGGTAGTAGAACCAACATCAGTAAAAGTAGATACATTTGGAACAGGAAAAGTAGATGAATATGATTTAGCAGAGGCAGTAAAAAAAGTATTTGATTTGACACCAAGAGGAATAGAAAGAGCACTTGAATTAAGAAGTGGAAAATTTAAATATCAAGATTTGGCAGCATTTGGTCATATAGGAAGAACAGATTTAGATCTTCCATGGGAAAAAGTTGATAAAGTAGAAGAATTAAAAAAAGCTTTAAATAAATAA
- a CDS encoding putative quinol monooxygenase, protein MIVVYAKSIVPEKNIDKYLEIAKKLADETRKENGNIFYEMIQDKDNRSILAFIEKWENMEVLDKHMKTPHFTVFVPQLNELREGESELTIHEVLF, encoded by the coding sequence ATGATAGTTGTATATGCAAAATCTATTGTACCTGAAAAAAATATTGATAAATATTTAGAAATAGCAAAAAAATTAGCAGATGAAACAAGAAAAGAAAATGGAAATATTTTTTATGAAATGATACAGGACAAAGATAACAGAAGTATTCTTGCTTTTATTGAAAAATGGGAAAATATGGAGGTTTTAGATAAACATATGAAAACTCCACATTTCACTGTATTTGTTCCTCAATTAAATGAATTAAGAGAAGGAGAATCTGAACTCACTATACATGAAGTTCTATTCTAA
- a CDS encoding NAD(P)-dependent malic enzyme, with translation MSTVFERALEMHEKNKGKISIVSKVKVANKDDLSLAYSPGVAEPCRKIAANKEDVYKYTAKGNMVAVITDGTAVLGLGDIGPEAALPVMEGKCVLFKEFAGVDAIPICLDTKDPEEIIRTVKLLAPGLGGVNLEDISAPRCIEIETRLKKELDIPVFHDDQHGTAIVVAAGLINAFKVVGKKFSDAKVVVNGAGAAGSSITKLIRDLGAKEILVLDKPGILRKSDKESYDFSKRELAEITNPNDLAGDLAFAVQGADVFIGVSVGNILTTEMVKTMNKDAVIFAMANPTPEIMPEDALAGGAKIVGTGRSDYPNQINNVLVFPGLFKGALRAKSRKITEEMKLAAARGLASLITDEEMNENYIIPDAFDKRVADAVADAVEKVAKEQGICRD, from the coding sequence ATGTCAACAGTATTCGAAAGAGCACTAGAAATGCATGAAAAAAATAAAGGAAAGATATCAATAGTTTCAAAAGTAAAAGTAGCTAATAAAGATGATTTGAGTCTTGCTTATTCACCAGGTGTTGCAGAACCTTGTAGAAAAATAGCAGCTAACAAAGAGGATGTATATAAATATACAGCTAAAGGAAACATGGTTGCAGTTATAACTGATGGAACAGCAGTATTAGGACTTGGAGATATCGGTCCAGAAGCAGCTCTTCCAGTAATGGAAGGTAAATGTGTACTATTCAAAGAATTTGCAGGGGTAGATGCAATTCCTATTTGTTTAGATACTAAAGATCCAGAAGAAATTATTAGAACAGTAAAATTACTAGCTCCAGGACTTGGAGGAGTAAACTTAGAAGATATATCAGCACCAAGATGTATAGAAATAGAAACTAGATTAAAGAAAGAATTAGATATTCCTGTATTCCATGATGATCAACATGGAACTGCAATAGTAGTTGCTGCGGGACTTATCAATGCTTTCAAAGTTGTAGGTAAAAAATTCTCTGATGCTAAAGTTGTAGTAAATGGAGCAGGGGCAGCAGGAAGTTCTATAACTAAACTTATAAGAGATTTAGGGGCAAAAGAAATATTAGTTCTTGATAAACCTGGAATCCTTAGAAAAAGTGATAAAGAATCTTATGACTTCTCTAAGAGAGAGTTAGCTGAAATAACTAATCCTAATGACCTTGCTGGAGATTTAGCATTTGCAGTACAAGGAGCTGACGTTTTCATTGGAGTATCTGTAGGAAATATTCTTACTACTGAAATGGTAAAAACAATGAATAAAGATGCTGTAATATTTGCAATGGCAAATCCTACTCCTGAAATAATGCCAGAAGACGCTTTAGCAGGAGGAGCAAAAATAGTAGGAACTGGAAGATCAGATTATCCTAACCAAATAAATAATGTTCTTGTATTCCCAGGATTATTCAAAGGGGCTTTAAGAGCAAAATCTAGAAAAATAACTGAAGAAATGAAACTTGCAGCAGCAAGAGGATTAGCTTCTCTTATTACTGATGAAGAAATGAATGAAAATTACATCATTCCAGATGCTTTTGATAAAAGAGTTGCAGATGCAGTTGCAGATGCAGTTGAAAAAGTAGCAAAAGAACAAGGAATATGCAGAGATTAG
- a CDS encoding transposase zinc-binding domain-containing protein, which produces MQIKHIISKINITNLLGKIKKYFKNEHFEDVKQTIQKFLACSIDKSFLSLQCPNCHDAHKIKVTCKSRFCPSCGKRYSAL; this is translated from the coding sequence ATGCAAATCAAACATATTATCTCTAAAATCAATATAACAAATCTTTTAGGTAAAATCAAGAAATATTTTAAAAATGAGCATTTTGAGGATGTTAAACAGACTATTCAAAAATTCTTAGCTTGTTCTATTGATAAATCTTTTCTCTCTCTTCAATGCCCTAATTGTCATGATGCGCATAAAATTAAAGTTACTTGTAAATCTAGATTTTGTCCTTCCTGCGGTAAACGTTATTCTGCTCTTTGA
- the citF gene encoding citrate lyase subunit alpha — protein sequence MKNILGREVPDFIEGYGKINHYNGYLANTTGVVKKNYSFKAVTPNDKKLHTDFVELMDKLPLKDGMVVSFHHHLRNGDYVLNLVMAEIAKRGYKDVTIVASSIFPCHKPLVEMIEKGIVTQIYAGYMSGPVAQAISQGKMQKPAVMHTHGGRARIMETGEVEVDIAFVAAPTSDEYGNINGVDGKSACGALGYAHSDVENAKLVVAITDNLVPYPNTTIEINQTLIDYVLVVDAIGDPKGIVSGTTQITKNPIGLKVADLTAKFIEQSGYLKDGMSFQTGAGGISLAVAAEVRNLMKSKNIVGSFAAGGITGYIVDMYKDGLFKALFDVQCFDLNAIKSAKENPNHIKMSATMYANANNKGSVVNMLDIVILGATEMDTNFNVNVTTGSDGVIMGGSGGHSDTAAGSKLCIIVSQLVNARISVVKDRITTVTTPGETVDVLVTERGIAINPLRKDLIEKFKNSNLPIKTIEELKEIAEAMTGKEEAIEFEDKVVAVVQYRDGTVVDVVRQVKNN from the coding sequence ATGAAAAATATTTTAGGAAGAGAAGTTCCTGATTTTATAGAAGGATACGGAAAAATCAATCATTATAATGGATATTTAGCAAATACAACAGGAGTAGTAAAAAAGAATTATAGTTTTAAAGCTGTAACTCCTAATGATAAAAAACTTCATACTGATTTTGTAGAATTAATGGATAAACTTCCATTAAAAGATGGGATGGTAGTGTCTTTTCACCATCATTTAAGAAATGGAGATTATGTATTAAACTTAGTAATGGCAGAAATAGCAAAAAGAGGTTACAAAGATGTAACAATAGTTGCAAGTTCTATATTCCCATGTCATAAACCTTTAGTAGAAATGATAGAAAAAGGAATAGTGACACAAATATATGCTGGATATATGTCAGGACCAGTAGCTCAAGCAATATCACAAGGGAAAATGCAAAAACCAGCTGTTATGCATACACATGGTGGAAGAGCAAGAATAATGGAAACAGGAGAAGTTGAAGTAGATATAGCTTTTGTTGCAGCTCCAACATCAGATGAATATGGAAATATTAATGGAGTAGATGGAAAATCAGCATGTGGAGCTTTAGGATATGCTCATTCAGATGTTGAAAATGCTAAATTAGTAGTAGCAATTACTGATAATTTAGTTCCTTATCCCAATACAACAATAGAAATCAATCAGACTTTAATAGATTATGTATTAGTAGTAGATGCTATTGGAGATCCTAAGGGAATAGTATCTGGAACTACTCAGATTACTAAAAATCCAATTGGATTAAAAGTTGCTGATCTTACAGCTAAATTTATAGAACAATCAGGATATTTAAAAGATGGAATGAGTTTTCAGACAGGTGCAGGAGGAATATCACTTGCTGTTGCAGCAGAAGTTAGAAATCTTATGAAATCAAAAAATATAGTGGGTAGCTTTGCTGCTGGAGGAATAACAGGATATATAGTAGATATGTATAAAGATGGACTTTTTAAAGCTTTATTTGATGTACAATGTTTTGATCTTAATGCAATCAAATCAGCAAAAGAGAATCCAAATCATATAAAAATGTCAGCAACAATGTATGCAAATGCAAATAACAAAGGTTCGGTAGTAAACATGCTTGATATAGTTATACTAGGTGCAACAGAAATGGATACAAATTTCAATGTAAATGTAACTACAGGATCTGATGGTGTTATTATGGGAGGGTCTGGAGGACATAGTGACACAGCTGCTGGTTCAAAATTGTGTATAATAGTATCACAACTTGTAAATGCAAGAATATCAGTAGTGAAAGATAGAATAACTACTGTAACAACTCCTGGAGAAACAGTAGATGTACTGGTAACAGAAAGAGGAATAGCAATAAATCCATTAAGAAAAGATTTAATAGAGAAATTTAAAAATTCTAACCTTCCAATAAAAACAATAGAAGAACTAAAGGAAATAGCAGAAGCTATGACAGGAAAGGAAGAAGCAATAGAATTTGAGGATAAAGTAGTTGCTGTAGTACAATATAGAGATGGTACTGTAGTGGATGTTGTAAGACAAGTAAAAAATAACTAA